The Spirosoma foliorum genome has a window encoding:
- a CDS encoding sterol desaturase family protein, producing MAKNYVSLKDESVRIFKNPVLDLFSRVHWSIPLLFWVPVVIVSLYKGFDSGVSLLATILLFISALGFWTLAEYMLHRYIFHFHPTTALGKRISFLTHGVHHDYPNDSKRLVMPPLLGAPLAAIFYLAFYYVLGEGYVYPFFAGFITGYLIYDMMHYAIHHAKSSNPFLQEMKTHHMVHHFNDAESGFGVSSKFWDIVFRTLFVAKSKEKAIN from the coding sequence ATGGCAAAGAATTATGTATCGTTGAAGGATGAATCTGTTCGGATATTCAAAAATCCCGTTCTTGACCTATTTTCGAGAGTGCACTGGAGTATACCTCTACTCTTCTGGGTTCCAGTAGTGATTGTATCGCTGTACAAAGGGTTCGATAGCGGAGTGTCCTTACTTGCTACAATCCTACTCTTTATCAGTGCACTCGGATTTTGGACATTGGCAGAATACATGCTGCACCGATATATCTTCCATTTTCATCCAACGACAGCTTTAGGCAAACGAATCAGTTTTTTAACGCACGGGGTACATCATGATTATCCCAATGATTCGAAGCGTTTAGTGATGCCACCCTTGCTAGGGGCGCCCCTGGCTGCTATTTTCTACCTGGCTTTTTATTATGTACTGGGTGAGGGCTATGTGTATCCATTTTTTGCCGGCTTCATAACAGGGTATCTTATCTATGATATGATGCACTATGCGATTCACCACGCCAAATCTTCAAATCCGTTTTTACAGGAAATGAAAACCCATCATATGGTTCATCATTTCAACGATGCCGAATCAGGCTTTGGCGTAAGCAGTAAGTTTTGGGACATTGTTTTTCGAACGCTTTTCGTGGCAAAAAGCAAAGAAAAAGCCATAAACTAA
- a CDS encoding glucosamine-6-phosphate deaminase — MTFHQFPDHATLSQYTAEHIAAIINQKPDALLCLASGDTPIETYHRFVDLVKADKVDISQCTFVGLDEWVGFGPEDFGSCSYYVFRDLFTPLNLRPDQVHVFDAKADDLQAECAKIDAVIKAKGGLDLLLVGMGMNGHIALNEPGTPFTLGCHVVDLAESTITVGQKYFEKETSLTQGITVGLRHLTEAKEVILLVSGAKKAPVLRDALRGPITEEMPASILQTHANGQVWVDEAAGSLLADV, encoded by the coding sequence ATGACATTCCATCAATTCCCTGACCACGCGACCTTGTCGCAGTACACCGCTGAGCATATTGCGGCCATTATTAATCAGAAACCAGACGCCTTATTGTGCTTAGCTTCGGGCGATACCCCTATTGAAACCTATCATCGGTTTGTCGATTTAGTAAAAGCCGACAAGGTCGATATCAGCCAGTGCACGTTTGTAGGGTTGGACGAATGGGTAGGTTTTGGTCCAGAAGATTTTGGAAGTTGCTCGTACTATGTGTTCCGCGACCTGTTTACGCCTTTGAATCTACGTCCAGACCAAGTTCATGTATTCGACGCCAAAGCAGATGATTTACAAGCCGAATGCGCCAAAATCGATGCCGTTATTAAAGCCAAAGGCGGACTGGATCTGTTGCTGGTAGGCATGGGTATGAATGGCCACATTGCACTGAATGAACCAGGCACCCCGTTTACCCTCGGCTGTCATGTAGTTGACCTGGCGGAAAGTACAATAACCGTTGGTCAGAAATATTTCGAGAAAGAAACCTCGCTAACGCAGGGCATTACCGTCGGCCTTCGCCACCTGACCGAAGCGAAGGAGGTTATTCTACTAGTCAGTGGAGCGAAAAAAGCACCTGTTCTACGCGATGCTTTACGTGGTCCGATAACCGAAGAAATGCCCGCCAGTATTCTTCAAACGCACGCCAACGGACAGGTTTGGGTCGATGAGGCCGCCGGAAGTTTGCTGGCTGACGTTTGA
- a CDS encoding lipase family protein encodes MKHIVLLLALFVLPIALLGQPLKPGFDKAEYIEMLKVSAQFGDSTYVHSFPTPQQFKLIYRSKVVGLDNKWDLWTNNQGVAVISLRGTTANSVSWLANFYAAMVPAKGELQISDTEKFTYDLADHPQAAVHVGWLVSTAFLAKDILPKIDSSYRAGIKNILIMGHSQGGAIAFLLTSHLRNLQKQSRLPADIQLKTYCSAGPKPGNLYYAYEYEAATQMGWAYNVVNSADWVPEVPFSLQTVNDFNTTNPFAGAPAMIKKQKLLKRIVLKYVYNSLSKPSLKAQKNYQKYLGKMASSTVKKTLNGYVAPEYYNSNNYVRTGNTIVLLADSAYFKKYPDSKEKVFTHHFHPPYLYLTEKLP; translated from the coding sequence ATGAAACACATCGTCTTGCTCCTTGCTCTGTTTGTATTACCGATAGCACTTTTGGGCCAGCCGCTCAAACCAGGTTTTGATAAAGCCGAATACATCGAAATGCTTAAAGTATCGGCACAATTTGGCGATTCGACCTACGTTCATTCCTTTCCCACACCTCAGCAATTCAAACTGATTTATCGTTCCAAGGTTGTTGGCTTAGATAATAAGTGGGATTTGTGGACTAATAATCAAGGCGTTGCTGTCATTAGTCTTCGGGGAACAACGGCCAATAGTGTTAGCTGGCTGGCCAATTTTTACGCAGCTATGGTTCCAGCAAAAGGAGAACTGCAAATTAGCGATACGGAGAAATTCACCTACGATCTGGCCGATCATCCACAGGCAGCGGTTCATGTAGGCTGGTTGGTTAGTACCGCCTTTCTGGCGAAAGACATTCTGCCCAAAATTGATTCCAGCTACCGGGCTGGTATCAAAAATATCCTGATTATGGGTCACAGTCAGGGAGGTGCCATTGCGTTTTTGCTTACCTCCCATTTGCGAAATCTACAGAAACAGTCCCGACTTCCGGCAGATATTCAACTCAAGACGTATTGTAGCGCGGGCCCTAAGCCGGGGAATCTTTATTACGCCTATGAATATGAAGCGGCTACGCAAATGGGTTGGGCATACAACGTGGTTAACTCTGCCGATTGGGTCCCCGAAGTCCCTTTTTCGCTCCAGACCGTCAATGATTTTAATACGACAAATCCTTTTGCGGGAGCGCCTGCGATGATTAAGAAGCAGAAACTTCTCAAACGCATTGTTTTGAAATACGTGTATAACAGTCTGAGCAAACCATCGCTAAAAGCCCAAAAGAACTATCAGAAATATCTGGGCAAAATGGCTTCCAGCACAGTCAAAAAGACACTAAATGGATATGTGGCCCCTGAATATTACAACAGCAACAACTACGTCAGAACAGGAAACACCATTGTTTTACTGGCCGACAGCGCGTATTTCAAAAAATACCCCGACAGTAAAGAAAAGGTCTTTACACATCACTTCCACCCGCCTTATTTGTACCTGACGGAGAAGTTGCCGTAG
- a CDS encoding homoserine O-acetyltransferase family protein, with amino-acid sequence MNLQYFDYKYSFALESGESLPGFRLAYTTRGRLNEDRSNVVWVCHALTGNADAGDWWGGMVGPGKYFDPEAPSGAGQFVVCANVLGSCYGSTGPLSVNSATGKPFHHEFPMVTIRDMVNALDLLRQELGIEKIHTCIGGSVGGEQALEWAIYQPNLIENLIVIAASAVASPWCIAFNEAQRMAIEADPTWPEQRDDAGLAGMKAARAMAMISYRNYDTYGFTQALDNNEQLDGYKSASYQRYQGEKLVERFNAFTYWTLSKVMDSHNVGRNRGSILNALAQIKAHTLVVGIRSDLLFPPVEQQFLARHIPDAAYEEIDSLYGHDGFLIEFRPLANMIRKWMAGLAVSKAKVAEAVKENK; translated from the coding sequence ATGAACCTCCAGTATTTCGATTATAAATATTCGTTCGCGCTCGAATCGGGCGAAAGCCTGCCCGGATTTAGGTTGGCTTATACCACACGCGGCAGGCTCAATGAAGACCGCTCGAACGTCGTATGGGTGTGCCATGCGCTGACCGGTAATGCCGATGCGGGCGATTGGTGGGGTGGTATGGTTGGCCCCGGTAAATATTTTGATCCTGAAGCCCCGTCGGGAGCAGGGCAATTTGTTGTATGCGCCAATGTGCTAGGGTCGTGCTACGGCTCCACAGGTCCTTTATCGGTCAATTCGGCTACAGGTAAACCCTTTCACCACGAATTTCCGATGGTGACGATTCGAGATATGGTGAATGCGCTGGACTTACTTCGGCAGGAGTTGGGTATCGAAAAAATTCACACCTGTATTGGAGGATCGGTAGGTGGAGAGCAGGCGCTGGAATGGGCCATTTATCAGCCAAATCTAATCGAAAATCTGATCGTTATTGCGGCTAGTGCTGTGGCCTCACCCTGGTGCATCGCCTTTAATGAAGCGCAGCGAATGGCTATTGAAGCCGACCCAACCTGGCCAGAACAACGCGACGATGCAGGTTTGGCAGGCATGAAAGCGGCCCGCGCGATGGCTATGATTTCATACCGGAATTATGATACGTATGGGTTTACCCAGGCGCTGGATAACAATGAGCAATTAGACGGCTATAAATCGGCCAGTTACCAACGCTATCAGGGCGAAAAACTGGTTGAGCGCTTTAATGCGTTTACCTACTGGACGCTCTCGAAGGTGATGGATTCGCACAACGTGGGTCGTAACCGAGGTAGCATACTTAATGCGTTGGCGCAGATTAAAGCCCATACTCTGGTTGTCGGTATTCGCTCCGATTTGTTGTTCCCGCCGGTTGAACAACAGTTTCTGGCGCGTCATATTCCGGATGCAGCTTACGAGGAAATTGATTCGTTATACGGACATGATGGCTTTTTGATTGAATTTCGGCCACTAGCCAATATGATTCGGAAGTGGATGGCTGGTTTGGCGGTTTCGAAAGCAAAGGTGGCCGAAGCAGTGAAAGAAAATAAATAG
- a CDS encoding YebC/PmpR family DNA-binding transcriptional regulator → MGRAFEYRKARKMKRWGQMAKTFTRIGKDIVMAVKSGGPDPDSNGRLRAIIQNAKAANMPKENVDRAIKKASSKEQEDYKEIVYEAYAPHGIALVIETATDNHNRTVANVRSYLNKLGGSLGTQGMLDFMFDRKSVFRIPAEGIDQEELELELIDVGGDEVELDEEANQYIIYGEFTAFGSLQKFLEEKGYEIKQAEFERIPNDYKELTDEEVADVEKLIERIEEDDDVQMVYHNMK, encoded by the coding sequence ATGGGACGCGCATTTGAATACCGGAAAGCCCGGAAAATGAAACGCTGGGGGCAAATGGCCAAAACCTTTACCCGCATCGGAAAAGACATTGTGATGGCCGTCAAGAGTGGCGGTCCTGATCCTGACAGCAATGGCCGGCTTCGAGCCATTATCCAGAATGCCAAAGCGGCTAACATGCCGAAGGAAAACGTAGACCGGGCAATTAAAAAAGCCTCGTCGAAAGAGCAGGAGGACTACAAAGAAATTGTGTACGAAGCCTATGCTCCTCACGGCATTGCGCTCGTTATTGAAACCGCTACGGATAACCACAACCGGACAGTTGCCAACGTCCGGAGCTACCTGAACAAACTCGGCGGTAGCCTGGGCACACAAGGCATGCTCGACTTTATGTTTGATCGTAAGTCGGTGTTTCGGATTCCGGCTGAAGGCATCGATCAGGAAGAGTTGGAACTTGAATTGATTGACGTGGGAGGAGACGAAGTTGAACTCGACGAAGAAGCGAATCAGTACATCATTTATGGCGAGTTCACCGCTTTCGGTAGCCTGCAGAAATTTCTGGAAGAAAAAGGATACGAAATCAAACAGGCTGAATTCGAGCGGATTCCGAACGACTACAAAGAATTAACCGACGAAGAAGTAGCTGACGTTGAAAAGCTCATCGAACGCATCGAAGAAGACGACGACGTTCAGATGGTGTATCATAATATGAAATAA
- a CDS encoding alpha/beta fold hydrolase: MSALSQSSEQQSKSYSSGYAPVNGIDMYYEVYGEGSPIVLLHGAYMTIDMNWGQFIPELSKNRKVIAVELQGHGHTPLSDRKLSRATLARDVEGLLDHLNIDSADVVGYSFGGSVAYQFAIQSPGRLRNLVIISSTYKSSGWMSEITDRFKQTKPEFFTNTPLQAAYEAVAPDKSKWTPFLEQMIASASTPFDLGDANISQISAPVLIIAGDNDGLDKLELVKTYQLLAGERCTDLGAMPKSQLAIVPGQGHVSLMMQTDTILSYLDGFLGRID; encoded by the coding sequence ATGTCTGCCTTATCTCAATCCAGCGAACAACAAAGCAAGTCTTACAGCAGTGGCTATGCGCCTGTTAATGGCATCGATATGTATTACGAAGTATATGGCGAGGGTAGCCCCATCGTATTGCTGCATGGTGCGTATATGACCATTGATATGAACTGGGGGCAATTCATACCCGAATTGTCAAAAAACAGGAAAGTCATTGCTGTTGAATTGCAGGGACATGGTCACACCCCGCTTTCAGACAGGAAATTGTCAAGGGCTACGTTAGCCCGTGATGTAGAAGGCCTCCTGGATCACCTGAATATTGACAGTGCGGACGTAGTAGGTTATAGTTTTGGCGGCTCTGTGGCTTACCAGTTTGCTATACAAAGCCCCGGACGATTAAGGAATTTAGTGATCATTTCGTCCACCTATAAAAGCAGTGGCTGGATGTCAGAAATAACCGACAGGTTTAAGCAAACGAAGCCTGAATTTTTCACAAACACGCCTTTGCAAGCTGCCTATGAGGCTGTGGCACCGGATAAAAGCAAATGGACTCCGTTCCTGGAGCAAATGATCGCTTCGGCGTCAACGCCCTTCGACCTGGGCGATGCCAATATTTCGCAAATTTCTGCACCTGTCCTGATCATAGCCGGCGACAATGACGGGTTGGATAAACTTGAATTGGTCAAAACGTATCAGCTCCTGGCCGGTGAGCGGTGTACTGATCTGGGAGCCATGCCAAAATCCCAATTGGCTATTGTTCCTGGGCAAGGTCATGTTTCCCTAATGATGCAAACGGACACCATCTTAAGTTATCTGGATGGCTTTCTAGGCCGAATAGACTAG
- the lysA gene encoding diaminopimelate decarboxylase, protein MQLNNQTYQIQGVDVLAIADEFGLPLYVYDADKIIEKIGLLRSSFAGVNLKIKYAAKALTNVSILKLMRQQGVEMDSVSVNEARMGMLAGFTPDQIMFTPSGVSFEEIREAIDMGLQLNVDSLSLLEWVGQNYGGQVPVSIRINPHISEGGNIKISTGHADSKFGISILQRAEIKAIADQYQISVTGLHIHTGSDFKNAGAFLKGAEVLFALASDYPNLTFIDFGSGFKVAYKEGDHITDVAELGRQVSAAFRDFCQQYGRDLELWFEPGKFLVSESGHLLVKTNIVKENPTRTFVAVDSGLNHLIRPMMYDAYHDIKNISNPTGSEKTYNVVGYICETDTFATDRPLPDVRPGDVLSFENAGAYGFSMASNYNARFRPAEVLVYEGKPYLIRQRETFEDLLRGQVDVAVLNPETIEQVR, encoded by the coding sequence ATGCAACTAAATAACCAAACCTACCAGATTCAGGGCGTCGATGTTCTGGCCATAGCCGACGAGTTCGGGTTACCGCTATATGTGTATGATGCCGATAAAATTATCGAAAAAATAGGCTTACTCCGGTCTTCTTTCGCCGGTGTTAACCTAAAGATAAAATATGCGGCCAAAGCGCTAACCAACGTATCGATTCTGAAGCTGATGCGGCAGCAAGGTGTGGAAATGGATTCGGTTTCGGTTAATGAAGCGCGGATGGGTATGCTGGCTGGTTTTACACCGGATCAGATTATGTTCACGCCCAGCGGAGTCTCGTTCGAAGAAATCCGGGAAGCGATTGACATGGGTCTACAACTAAACGTAGATAGCCTGTCGTTGCTGGAGTGGGTTGGACAAAATTATGGCGGTCAGGTGCCGGTCAGCATTCGAATTAATCCGCACATCAGCGAAGGCGGCAATATCAAGATTTCGACAGGGCACGCCGATTCTAAGTTTGGAATTTCAATTCTGCAACGGGCGGAGATAAAGGCAATCGCTGATCAATATCAGATTTCGGTAACGGGCTTGCACATTCATACGGGTTCGGATTTTAAGAATGCTGGTGCGTTTTTAAAAGGGGCCGAGGTGTTATTTGCCCTCGCCAGCGATTACCCTAACCTGACCTTCATCGATTTCGGAAGTGGCTTTAAAGTGGCTTATAAAGAAGGAGATCATATTACAGATGTGGCCGAGCTAGGCCGTCAGGTCTCTGCCGCGTTTCGTGATTTCTGCCAACAATACGGTCGTGACCTGGAATTGTGGTTTGAACCGGGCAAGTTTCTGGTAAGCGAAAGCGGTCATTTGCTGGTCAAAACCAATATCGTGAAGGAAAACCCGACCCGGACATTCGTGGCGGTAGATTCGGGACTGAATCACCTTATTCGCCCAATGATGTATGATGCCTATCACGACATCAAAAACATCTCAAATCCGACGGGTTCTGAGAAAACGTACAACGTGGTAGGGTATATCTGCGAAACGGACACTTTTGCCACCGACCGCCCCTTGCCCGACGTTCGGCCTGGCGATGTGCTGTCGTTTGAGAATGCCGGAGCGTATGGCTTCAGCATGGCCTCGAACTACAACGCCCGTTTCCGACCTGCCGAAGTACTGGTTTACGAAGGAAAACCTTACCTGATTCGCCAACGCGAAACCTTCGAGGATTTGCTGCGCGGACAGGTCGATGTAGCAGTTTTGAATCCTGAAACAATTGAGCAAGTAAGATAA
- a CDS encoding GDSL-type esterase/lipase family protein, with the protein MFWYEAEIQQIERKLSSLPPASDRVIFYGSSSIRLWTTLAQDFPQINTLNLGFGGSTLAACGWFFERVIIPAKPKSVVFYAGDNDLGDGRHPEEVYLFFCAFADKLRTLLPGVPLTFLSIKISPSRWGISERIRLTNKLIFSELEKYADYQYIDMTAPLLGSDGRPRNELFESDGLHLSPAGYRVWQQTLLKNARIF; encoded by the coding sequence ATGTTCTGGTACGAAGCCGAAATTCAACAAATAGAACGTAAACTGAGTAGCTTACCACCAGCTTCAGATCGAGTCATTTTTTATGGTAGTTCATCCATTCGGCTTTGGACAACACTCGCTCAGGATTTCCCCCAGATCAATACCCTCAATTTAGGCTTTGGGGGTTCTACGCTGGCCGCTTGTGGGTGGTTTTTCGAACGGGTCATTATTCCGGCAAAGCCTAAGTCGGTTGTATTTTATGCGGGTGATAACGACTTGGGCGATGGGCGACATCCGGAGGAAGTATACCTCTTCTTCTGCGCTTTTGCCGATAAACTACGGACGCTGCTACCCGGTGTACCGCTCACATTTCTGTCAATAAAAATTAGCCCTTCGCGTTGGGGTATTTCTGAGCGAATACGATTGACGAATAAGTTGATCTTCAGTGAGCTGGAGAAGTACGCTGATTATCAATATATCGACATGACTGCCCCTTTACTGGGTAGCGATGGTCGCCCGCGTAATGAATTGTTTGAAAGTGATGGCTTGCATTTAAGTCCGGCAGGGTACCGAGTGTGGCAACAGACATTATTGAAAAACGCTCGAATTTTTTAA
- a CDS encoding NCS2 family permease — MSPSSQLPAVSRRTEILAGISTFLATMYIIVVNPAILSQAGLPFSGVLTATVLLSFFCSLMMGLYARNPIVVAPGMGLNAFFTFTAVKGMDISPEVALGAVFWAGVLFLLLSVLNVRSAIVRAIPQPLRYAVSAGIGLFITLIGFENAKFIVANPATLVSIAHFSDPIVLTFIFGLLLTSILVVRDVPGAIIIGIILTTLAAWPIGRLWGDASAINFGQKTLVNFQGLWAAPDFSLLGKLDLVGSLSWSLWPVIFAFAFTDLFDSLSTFVGVAEAGGLQDADGNPHNLNRSLLTDAVSTTLAGLFGTSPGTAYIESAVGIAQGGRTGLTAIVAGCCFLPFLFLSPLLSVIPAIATAPALVLVGAFMMKPITRIAWGQLDDALPAFLALVLIPFSYSITQGLIWGFLSWTVVKVAVGKSREVPMGLWIVDMFCVLALTSGH, encoded by the coding sequence TTGTCTCCTTCCTCTCAACTCCCCGCCGTTTCCCGCCGAACTGAAATTCTTGCTGGTATTTCTACCTTCCTGGCAACGATGTATATCATTGTTGTTAATCCAGCTATTCTGAGTCAGGCCGGATTGCCGTTTAGTGGTGTACTGACAGCCACGGTCTTACTCTCGTTTTTTTGCAGTCTGATGATGGGCTTATATGCCCGCAATCCGATTGTTGTTGCCCCTGGTATGGGGCTGAATGCCTTCTTCACCTTCACTGCCGTTAAAGGCATGGATATATCGCCCGAAGTCGCGCTTGGCGCTGTTTTCTGGGCTGGTGTTTTATTCCTGCTACTCTCCGTATTGAATGTCCGTTCAGCCATTGTACGAGCGATTCCGCAACCGTTGCGCTATGCCGTTTCGGCAGGTATTGGTCTATTTATTACACTGATTGGCTTCGAGAATGCGAAGTTTATTGTGGCCAATCCTGCTACACTGGTCAGCATTGCCCATTTTAGTGATCCAATCGTTCTCACGTTTATCTTTGGCTTATTATTAACCAGCATCCTGGTTGTACGTGATGTGCCGGGAGCCATTATCATCGGAATTATCCTAACAACGTTGGCTGCCTGGCCAATCGGTCGCCTTTGGGGCGATGCGTCGGCCATTAATTTCGGACAGAAAACATTAGTCAATTTTCAGGGCCTTTGGGCTGCGCCTGATTTTTCATTACTTGGTAAGTTAGATCTAGTCGGTTCATTATCGTGGTCACTCTGGCCAGTCATTTTTGCCTTTGCCTTCACGGATTTATTTGACAGCTTGTCTACGTTTGTCGGTGTAGCCGAAGCCGGTGGTTTGCAGGATGCTGATGGTAATCCGCACAACCTGAATCGTTCATTATTAACCGATGCCGTATCAACAACCCTGGCGGGTTTGTTTGGGACCAGTCCCGGAACGGCTTATATCGAGTCGGCGGTGGGGATTGCACAGGGTGGGCGAACAGGATTGACGGCCATTGTAGCAGGTTGTTGTTTTCTTCCGTTCCTATTTCTGTCACCCTTATTATCAGTCATTCCAGCCATTGCCACAGCCCCGGCCCTGGTACTGGTTGGAGCATTCATGATGAAACCAATTACGCGTATTGCCTGGGGGCAGTTAGATGACGCGCTTCCGGCTTTCCTCGCCCTTGTTCTCATTCCATTTAGCTACTCCATCACGCAGGGCCTTATTTGGGGCTTTCTCTCGTGGACTGTCGTAAAGGTTGCCGTTGGCAAAAGCCGTGAAGTGCCGATGGGCCTGTGGATTGTCGATATGTTTTGTGTGCTGGCGCTGACCAGTGGCCATTGA
- a CDS encoding esterase family protein, whose protein sequence is MYAAMQREYHKWFSPNLNRDMELLIFGHAGARVLVFPTRRGRFHEYEDLGLVHALADRIENGWLQLFCVDSVDRESVYNRYASPQDRIRRHNQYEQYILNEVLPLSRLKNPQPFMISHGCSLGAYHALNIALRHPQWFGKVAAFSGRYNLSEPVAEFRGLFDNYYDEEIYFHSPNHFVPNLNDGAILDHLRRMDIVMTIGAEDPFLHSNLNLSEALWNKNVSHELYLWDGRAHQADDWQKMVQLYL, encoded by the coding sequence ATGTATGCCGCTATGCAGCGCGAGTATCATAAATGGTTCAGTCCGAATCTGAACCGTGACATGGAGTTGCTCATCTTTGGCCACGCAGGGGCGCGGGTTCTGGTATTCCCCACCCGTCGCGGACGATTCCATGAGTATGAAGACCTTGGCCTCGTTCATGCATTGGCTGATCGAATTGAAAATGGCTGGCTGCAGCTTTTTTGTGTAGACAGTGTAGACCGCGAAAGTGTCTACAATCGATACGCCAGCCCGCAGGATCGTATTCGGCGGCATAACCAATACGAGCAGTACATTTTAAATGAGGTGCTCCCCCTTTCCCGCCTGAAAAACCCCCAGCCGTTTATGATTTCGCACGGTTGTAGCCTGGGGGCCTATCACGCGTTGAATATCGCGCTTCGGCATCCGCAATGGTTTGGGAAAGTGGCCGCTTTTAGTGGTCGCTATAACTTGTCGGAACCCGTAGCTGAGTTTCGGGGCTTATTTGATAACTACTACGACGAGGAAATCTACTTCCACAGCCCGAATCATTTTGTCCCCAATTTGAACGACGGTGCCATTCTTGACCACTTACGTCGGATGGACATTGTAATGACCATTGGCGCCGAAGATCCCTTTCTCCACAGCAACCTGAATCTAAGCGAAGCGCTCTGGAACAAAAATGTATCGCACGAATTGTACCTCTGGGATGGTCGGGCGCATCAGGCCGATGATTGGCAGAAAATGGTGCAATTGTATCTCTAA
- a CDS encoding alkaline phosphatase D family protein → MYKIQFLLLLTLLGPLVLFGQQPGKRQTAVSPSKTKSASQSKLQSGPMVGYSEMREVMLWAQTKQPAKVQIRYHETDNPSVNYLTNEVQTNRQTAFTAHLLADQVEPGKKYTYELLIEGQKVSLPYPTQFQTQPLWQWRTDPPTFRFGVGSCTYVNEPEVDRPGKPYGGGYEIFTALVAQKPDFMLWTGDNTYTREVDWNTRTGVLRRYTHTRSLPEMQPLLANTHNYATWDDHDYGPNDADRSYWLKPVTLEAFKLFWANPNFVFSEGCAGTFFWNDCQFFLLDDRTFRAPNDMPDGPEKAYFGDKQMQWLVDALTFSRATFKFIVTGGQIVNPTEAFENYSIYGTERNRLFKAITDAKIPGVLFITGDRHHSILHKLDRPGTYPLYDLTISPLTSSVAQPRADELKQPTYVANTLVTERNFGLLSVSGPLKDRVLTMKVYDQKGAEHWTKEIRANELK, encoded by the coding sequence ATGTACAAAATTCAATTTCTCTTACTACTCACGTTATTAGGTCCGTTGGTGTTATTTGGCCAACAACCAGGTAAACGGCAAACGGCAGTTTCCCCCTCAAAGACCAAATCAGCCAGCCAAAGCAAGCTCCAGTCTGGCCCGATGGTCGGCTATTCGGAAATGCGCGAGGTGATGCTCTGGGCGCAGACTAAACAACCTGCCAAAGTCCAGATTCGCTACCATGAGACGGACAACCCGAGTGTTAACTATCTGACCAACGAAGTACAAACCAACCGGCAAACGGCTTTTACAGCCCACCTGCTCGCCGATCAGGTGGAACCCGGAAAAAAGTACACATACGAACTGTTGATCGAGGGCCAGAAGGTGAGCCTGCCCTACCCGACCCAGTTTCAGACCCAACCCCTATGGCAGTGGCGGACCGACCCTCCGACGTTTCGCTTCGGCGTCGGAAGCTGCACCTACGTCAACGAACCTGAAGTGGATCGTCCGGGTAAACCTTACGGTGGTGGCTACGAGATTTTTACGGCATTGGTTGCCCAAAAACCGGATTTCATGCTCTGGACCGGCGACAATACCTATACCCGCGAAGTTGACTGGAATACGAGAACGGGCGTTTTGCGACGCTATACCCACACGCGTTCCTTACCCGAAATGCAGCCGCTACTGGCCAATACGCATAACTACGCAACCTGGGACGACCACGATTATGGCCCTAACGACGCTGATCGATCCTATTGGTTAAAACCCGTTACCCTCGAAGCGTTTAAACTATTCTGGGCCAATCCAAATTTTGTGTTTTCTGAAGGTTGTGCCGGTACTTTTTTCTGGAATGACTGCCAGTTTTTCCTGCTCGATGACCGGACGTTCCGGGCACCAAACGATATGCCTGATGGTCCAGAAAAAGCTTATTTCGGCGATAAGCAGATGCAGTGGCTGGTAGACGCCCTAACGTTTAGCAGGGCGACCTTTAAGTTTATCGTAACGGGTGGTCAAATCGTCAATCCGACAGAGGCTTTTGAAAATTATTCCATTTATGGCACCGAACGCAATCGGTTATTTAAAGCCATTACCGATGCCAAAATTCCGGGCGTGTTGTTCATTACCGGCGACCGTCACCATTCGATTCTACACAAATTAGATCGACCGGGCACCTATCCTCTGTACGACCTAACTATCTCGCCCTTAACATCGTCGGTAGCCCAACCCCGCGCCGATGAGCTGAAGCAGCCCACTTATGTGGCGAACACGTTAGTAACCGAACGCAATTTCGGCCTTTTGAGCGTGAGCGGCCCGTTAAAGGATCGCGTGCTGACCATGAAAGTTTACGACCAGAAAGGTGCCGAACACTGGACGAAAGAAATACGGGCAAATGAATTGAAATAG